A genomic window from Phoenix dactylifera cultivar Barhee BC4 chromosome 7, palm_55x_up_171113_PBpolish2nd_filt_p, whole genome shotgun sequence includes:
- the LOC120111341 gene encoding serine/threonine-protein kinase UCN-like: MELDLDKLSAVRVLGRGAMGTVFLVIDPSAHPSRPPVFALKVVEKHSPTAKPDADRRARWELSVLSRLAPHPFLPSLLGSLETPDLLAWAVPFCPGGDLNALRYSLSDRIFSPAAIRFYLSEIVSALAHLHSLSIVYRDLKPENVLLQASGHVTLTDFDLSRHLAPKPLPSPFSSPAFNVPYINPTSLPSPPNNHRRRRNLTRILFGGHASSGGGSPDISVHLQQQLRKAKSARVSPVSRRRPSISGPVASAACERSHSFVGTEEYVSPEVVRGDGHEFAVDWWALGILTYEMAYGRTPFRGRNRKETFRNVLTRQPEFAGRQRTDLIDLISRLLAKDPTRRLGYAGGAEEVKAHAFFQGVQWDLLADVNRPPFLPPLEDLEEEVLAPFSDETAAAVRCFDIQTYFKRIRRKQTSPAAPSPFSSSVSLAEF; the protein is encoded by the coding sequence ATGGAGCTGGACCTGGACAAGCTGAGTGCGGTTCGGGTCCTGGGGAGGGGGGCGATGGGCACCGTGTTCCTGGTCATCGACCCGTCGGCCCACCCTTCACGGCCGCCGGTGTTCGCCCTCAAGGTGGTGGAGAAGCACTCCCCCACCGCCAAGCCCGACGCCGACCGCCGCGCCCGCTGGGAGCTCTCCGTCCTCTCCCGCCTGGCCCCCCACCCTTTCCTCCCCTCGCTGTTGGGTTCCTTGGAGACCCCGGATTTGTTGGCCTGGGCCGTCCCCTTCTGCCCCGGCGGCGACCTCAACGCCCTCCGCTACTCTCTCTCCGACCGCATCTTCTCCCCCGCCGCCATCCGCTTCTACCTCTCCGAGATCGTCTCCGCCCTCGCCCACCTCCACTCCCTCAGCATCGTCTACCGCGACCTCAAGCCCGAGAACGTCCTCCTCCAGGCCTCCGGCCACGTCACCCTCACCGACTTCGACCTTTCCCGCCACCTCGCCCCCAAACCCCTCCCTTCCCCCTTCTCCTCCCCCGCCTTCAATGTCCCTTATATCAATCCCACCTCCCTCCCTTCGCCACCTAACAACCACCGCCGACGCCGCAACCTCACCCGGATCTTGTTCGGTGGCCACGCCAGCTCCGGCGGCGGTTCCCCCGACATCAGCGTCCACCTCCAGCAGCAGCTCAGAAAGGCCAAGTCCGCCCGCGTCTCCCCCGTCAGCCGCCGCCGCCCCAGCATCTCCGGCCCTGTCGCCAGCGCCGCGTGCGAGCGCTCCCACTCGTTCGTCGGCACCGAGGAGTACGTCTCCCCCGAGGTCGTCCGCGGCGACGGCCACGAGTTCGCCGTCGACTGGTGGGCGCTCGGCATCCTCACCTACGAGATGGCCTACGGCAGAACCCCCTTCCGCGGCCGCAACCGGAAGGAGACCTTCCGAAACGTCCTCACCCGCCAGCCGGAGTTCGCCGGACGGCAGCGCACCGACCTCATCGACCTCATCTCGCGTCTCCTAGCCAAAGACCCCACCCGGCGACTCGGGTACGCCGGCGGGGCGGAGGAGGTCAAGGCCCACGCGTTCTTCCAGGGAGTCCAGTGGGATCTTCTCGCCGACGTCAACCGCCCCCCCTTCCTCCCGCCACTAGAGGACCTGGAGGAGGAGGTGCTCGCGCCTTTCTCTGACGAGACCGCCGCTGCCGTCAGGTGCTTCGACATCCAGACCTACTTCAAGCGGATCCGGCGGAAGCAGACCTCGCCGGCGGCGCCGTCGCCGTTCTCGTCGTCAGTGTCGCTGGCGGAATTCTGA